TCGGCGAACACGTTGTCCGGATTGCGGTTCAGCACCAGGCGGCCTACCGGCAGCAGCGGGAAGCGGTCTTCCGGCCAGCGCTTGGTGTCGTCCAGCGGGTCGAAATCCAGTTCCGGATGCTCGCCGTCGGCCATCACCTGCACGCAGAATTCCCATTCCGGATACTCGCCGCGCTCGATCGCCGCATACAGGTCGCGCGTGGCGTGGCTGGTGTCGTGCGCCTGGATCTCGGACGCCTGCTTTGCGGTCAGGTTGCGCACGCCCTGCTTCGGTTCGAAGTGGAATTTCACCAGGTGCGCCACGCCCTGGTCGTTCACCAGTTTATAAGTGTTGACGCCCGAGCCTTCCATTTCGCGGTAGGTGGCCGGGATGCCCCACGGGCTCTTGACGAAGGTGACCATGTTCAGCGCTTCCGGGTGGCTGCAGATGAAATCGTAGAAGCGCCACGGTTCCTGCTGGTTGGTGACCGGGTCCGGCTTGAAGGCGTGGATCATGTCGGGGAACTTGATGGCGTCGCGGATGAAGAACACCTTCAGGTTGTTGCCGACCAGGTCCCAGTTGCCTTCCGACGTCTTGAACTTGATCGCGAAGCCGCGCGGGTCGCGCGCCGTCTCGGGCGATTCCTTGCCGCCGATCACGGTCGAGAAGCGCACGAATACCGGGGTCTGCACGCCGGTTTCGTTCAGCACGCGTGCGCGCGAGTACTTGCTGGCCGGTTCGCCGCCGATGGTGCCGTAGGCTTCGAAGTAGCCGTGGGCACCGGTGCCGCGCGCATGCACCACGCGCTCGGGGATGCGCTCGCGGTCGAAATGGGTGATCTTTTCGATGAACTGGTAATTCTCGAGGGTCGCCGGACCGCGCTCGCCGACGGTGCGCATCGACTGGTTGTCGCGCACCGGATGGCCCTGGCGCGTGGTCAGGGTTTTACGCTGCTCGCTCATATTCATTCCTCCTATGGTGATGAGTCCATGCATTATAGGAATTGATGAATTTGAGCAGCGTTCTGCAGCCTATGGGAAAGTTCCTTTTCCCTAACTAACAGTCCCGCAGCTCAGCGGGCCTGGAACACGCCGGCGGCGCGGTTCTTGCTGACGTTGTCCCAGCTGAAAATCTTGCCGTTCATGGCCACGTACACCCCGGCCGGCAGCACCTGCGCCACGCCGCAGGCAAAGCCGAAGTTGAACAGCGCATCCGAGTTGGCGATCGCGTAGGGGATCATGGCGCCGGTGAACACGATGGTCTTGCCGGATGCCGCCGCGGCGCCCAGCACCTCGGCGGTTTCGCGCATGGTGTCGGTGCCGTGGACGATCACGATGGCGGACTCCGGCGCGGCCTGGACCGAGGCCAGCACGCGCTGGCGGTCGGCGTCCTGCATCTCGAGCGAGTCGAGCAGGGGCAGGGTTTCGAGCTCGACCGGCACCGTCATGCGCGAGCGCTTGATTACCTCGGGCAAGTGGCTCTCGGCAAAGCCCAGCACCCCGTTGAGTTCGTTGTAATGTTTGTCGAAAGTGCCGCCGGTGGCGATGATCCGCAAAGTCATGATGGTTTGGAAACGCAGTAAAAAAAGGTGGGTAATGATAGCCGCAAACGGTAGTGTATCCGGGTATGACGCGCTAGAATCGACCGGATCGGATGAGTATCCACCTTCCCATTCGGGCATGAGCCCGCCTCGTCAATGAAACCCGTCGCTCCCGGAACCGTCATCTTCCACCGCCATCGCGGCTATGGCGTCATCACCCATGTCAACCTGCTGACCGGCTGGATCTCGGCCCGTTTCGGCAACGAAGCGCGCACGCTCGACCTGAACCTCTCGACCGACGAGGTGCAGCACGCCGACGGCGAGGCGATCCACTTCCGCCGTTCGCCGCCGGACCGCATGCCGCACGCGCGCCTGATGGCGATGGTGCGCGAACTGCACATGGCCGGCTACGAAAAACTGTACCTGCACTCCTGGCCAAAGCCGTCCGGCCTGCACTGGCGCTGGCACCTGTTCGCCGGCCAGCGCGACTGGATGCAGCGTCCCTGGCGCGAAGGCTGGTATGGCTCCGGCGCCGACTACAACAACAACCCGGTCATGGGGTGGGGCGACGCGCCCGGCGCCAGTACCGAGGAACTGATCCACGCGCTGGCCAGGTTCGATCCGGAAGGCCTGGCGCGCGGGCTCGGGCGCGACGAGGACCACACCGCCTGGTTCGCCAGCGTGTGCGATGCGCTGCTGCCGGGTTACACCTACAGTTTCGACATGGCGCCGCCGCCCAAGGGGGCGGCTTGGTCGAGATGCCGCCGGTACCGGTGGTGCCGGTGCGCGCCGGCCTGCCGCCGTACACCGGCCCCGACGTCGGCTGGCCGCCGGGCTGGGCCGGCCTGTGGACGCGGCGTCACGAGATGCCGGTACGTAAGCCGAATTTCACGGGCGAGCCGGAATTGCGGTGATGGCGTGAGCCACCGCCACCGACGGTAGATGGATACCGATCATGCATCGCGGCGCAATGCATCCGGATTCAAGATCCCGGTCGGCTTGCCATCCGCAAAATTCACCACGTTCTCGAACGCCGCCCTGAAATACAGCGCGTAGCTGTCGCGCTCTACATACCCCAGGTGCGGCGTCGCCAGCACCGTCGGAATCTTCAGCAACGGTGCATCCGCCGCCAAGGGCTCGCTGGTGAACACGTCCAGCGCCGCCTGCCCCGGCTGTCCCCGCTTCAACGCTTCTTCCAGCGCGTTCTCCGCCACCAGTTCGGCGCGGCTGGTGTTCACGAACAGCGCATCCGGCTTCATCCGGGCCAGGTCGTCCGCCGTGACCAGGCCGCGCGTGGCATCCACCAGGCGCAGGTGCAGGCTCAGCAC
The genomic region above belongs to Massilia forsythiae and contains:
- a CDS encoding catalase, whose amino-acid sequence is MSEQRKTLTTRQGHPVRDNQSMRTVGERGPATLENYQFIEKITHFDRERIPERVVHARGTGAHGYFEAYGTIGGEPASKYSRARVLNETGVQTPVFVRFSTVIGGKESPETARDPRGFAIKFKTSEGNWDLVGNNLKVFFIRDAIKFPDMIHAFKPDPVTNQQEPWRFYDFICSHPEALNMVTFVKSPWGIPATYREMEGSGVNTYKLVNDQGVAHLVKFHFEPKQGVRNLTAKQASEIQAHDTSHATRDLYAAIERGEYPEWEFCVQVMADGEHPELDFDPLDDTKRWPEDRFPLLPVGRLVLNRNPDNVFAETEQSAFGTGVLVDGIDFSDDKMLQGRTLSYSDTQRYRVGPNYLQLPINAPQSKAVARTNQRDGQMTFYVDNGESEKHINYEPSILGGLQEAPQPEKDYHQPVQGHLGRYQTSKTAADYQQAGERYRTFEDWERDELVSNVGGDLKQCPEPIQLRMVWHLWHCDQDYGRRVADVAGIDLEKAKALPPLPGKPAPNQDRQGPTYTSGQSEQGGASAAKEPATSEEVAAAK
- a CDS encoding asparaginase domain-containing protein, coding for MTLRIIATGGTFDKHYNELNGVLGFAESHLPEVIKRSRMTVPVELETLPLLDSLEMQDADRQRVLASVQAAPESAIVIVHGTDTMRETAEVLGAAAASGKTIVFTGAMIPYAIANSDALFNFGFACGVAQVLPAGVYVAMNGKIFSWDNVSKNRAAGVFQAR